In Oncorhynchus clarkii lewisi isolate Uvic-CL-2024 chromosome 24, UVic_Ocla_1.0, whole genome shotgun sequence, one DNA window encodes the following:
- the LOC139383138 gene encoding phenylalanine--tRNA ligase beta subunit, with protein MPTVSVKRDLLFHALGRTYTDEEFDELCFEFGLELDEITSEKDIISREQGDTKAEGASDVILYKIDVPANRYDLLCLEGLVRGLQVFKQKMEAPRYRRVSPASSEPQRLVITEETTAVRPHAVAAVLRNITFTQERYDSFIELQEKLHQNVCRKRTLVAIGTHDLDTISGPFTYTAKPPGDIRFKPLNQAKEYTAQELMSLYKTDSHLRHYLHIIEDEAVYPVIYDSNGIVLSMPPIINGDHSKISLNTKNVFIECTATDLTKAKIVLDMMVTMFCEYCEEPFTVEEAEVVYPDGRTCQYPELAYRKETLSADFINRKVGISESTEHIAQLLTKMCLRSEVMSDGEQIEVEIPPTRSDVIHACDIMEDAAMAYGFNNIPRTTPRTYTIANQLPLNKLSELLRQDLAAAGFTEALTFALCSQEDIADKLLKNISETRACRISNPKTAEFQVARTTLLSGLLKTVAANRKMPLPLRLFEISDVVLKDESKDVGARNNRRLCAVYYNKSPGFEVIHGLMDRVMQLLEIKPGQGNGYHIQAADDSTFFPGRCAEIFACGKSIGRLGVLHPDVINRFELTMPCSALDIDIEHFL; from the exons ATGCCGACTGTCAGTGTCAAAAGGGATCTTCTGTTTCATGCCTTGGGCAGAACATACA CTGATGAAGAATTTGATGAGTTGTGTTTTGAGTTTGGGCTGGAGCTCGATGAGATT ACCTCAGAGAAGGACATCATCAGTCGTGAGCAGGGGGACACCAAGGCAGAGGGGGCGTCTGATGTGATTCTGTATAAGATCGATGTCCCAGCTAACCGCTATGACCTTCTGTGTCTGGAAGGGCTGGTCAGGGGCCTGCAGGTCTTCAAGCAGAA GATGGAAGCCCCTCGCTACAGGCGTGTGAGTCCAGCCAGCAGTGAGCCTCAGAGGCTGGTCATCACAGAGGAG ACAACTGCTGTGCGACCCCACGCTGTGGCTGCAGTCCTGAGGAATATCACCTTCACACAGGAACGCTACGACAGCTTTATCGAACTACAGGAGAAACTCCATCAGAATGTCTGTAG GAAAAGGACTCTGGTTGCCATCGGCACCCATGACCTGGACACCATTTCAGGCCCCTTCACCTACACAGCCAAACCACCTGGTGACATCCGCTTCAAACCTCTCAACCAGGCCAAGGAGTACACCGCACAGGAACTCATGAGCCTCTACAAG acagacagccacTTGCGACACTATCTGCACATCATTGAAGACGAGGCTGTATATCCTGTCATCTATGACAGCAACGGCATTGTACTGTCTATGCCTCCAATCATCAATG GGGACCATTCCAAAATCTCCTTGAATACAAAGAATGTTTTTATCGAGTGCACAGCCACTGACCTTACCAAGGCAAAAattgtgttggacatgatggTGACGATGTTCTGCGAGTATTGTGAAGAGCCTTTCAC gGTAGAGGAGGCTGAGGTGGTGTACCCAGATGGAAGGACCTGTCAGTACCCG GAGCTGGCTTACAGGAAGGAAACTCTGTCAGCCGACTTCATCAACCGTAAAGTTGGCATCAG TGAGTCGACTGAGCATATCGCTCAACTGTTGACCAAGATGTGCTTGCGCTCAGAGGTCATGAGTGACGGCGAACAGATCGAGGTGGAGATCCCGCCCACGCGCTCTGACGTCATCCACGCCTGTGACATCATGGAGGACGCCGCCATGGCGTACGGTTTCAACAATATTCCCCGCACCACGCCGCGCACATATACCATAGCCAATCAG CTCCCACTGAATAAGCTGTCAGAGCTACTGAGACAGGACCTGGCTGCTGCTGGATTCACGGAGGCCCTCACCTTCGCCCTG TGTTCTCAGGAGGACATAGCTGACAAGCTGTTGAAGAACATCTCAGAGACCAGAGCATGTCGCATCTCCAACCCCAAGACAGCTGAGTTCCAG GTGGCGCGCACCACCCTGCTCTCAGGCCTGCTGAAGACTGTGGCTGCCAACAGGAAGATGCCTCTGCCTCTGAGGCTGTTTGAGATTTCAGACGTGGTGCTCAAGGATGAATCCAAAG ACGTGGGGGCCAGGAACAACCGTCGCCTGTGTGCTGTCTACTACAACAAGAGTCCGGGGTTTGAGGTGATCCACGGTCTGATGGACAGGGTTATGCAGCTGCTGGAGATCAAACCAGGCCAGGGCAATGGCTACCACATCCAGGCTGCCGACG ATTCCACCTTCTTCCCTGGTCGCTGTGCTGAGATCTTTGCGTGCGGGAAGAGCATAGGACGCCTCGGGGTCCTTCACCCTGATGTCATCAACCGCTTTGAGCTCACCATGCCATGCTCCGCCCTGGACATCGACATTGAGCACTTCCTGTGA